aaaaaataaaaaaccaaaacactTTTCTTCCTGCTAAAAAGGCATAATCATCTCATTGTTTCCTAAGCAGCAGATGGTTattcacagaattttaaattacaacttttctttttatagtttcctttttaaaaaggtttacACGAGTATGTACAAAGTGAAACTATTATCGCAGTGAAATAAAGAGACTTAAGGCAAATAGAGAAGTTCACCCTCAGTCCTCAGGGGCACCACCATGACTCTGGATGGGCCATGGGCATGCCCGCTGGGCTGTCCCGGCGGCAGATGGCCATTTGGACACGATTCTATTTTTCCATACACTAAACAGAAGACAGTGTGGAACTATATATATAGATCatgtgtttgtttatatatatgtacttggTGGGGgatatattgaatatatttaatttacacTGTGCCAcaccttcaaaaaataaaatgtatataaaaagaaacaagaaaagacatAAAGTGATAAGAAATTATTATTTACACAGTCTCTTCCTTCCTCGAGCTCCTGGAGGATTCTGAGTTCCTTTCAAAGTCAAGGTGACCACATGTTCCAGAACTGTGGACTCATGTGTGTTTGCTTGAGCGTGTttgtacatgcatacatatgtatacactcaCATATTTACCTTGAAAGAATGCTCTCCATAGCAGAAgcagccacttaaaaaaaaaaaaaggaagggaagaaaaaagaaaaaggaaaggaagaaaatgccaACTCCCTCACAGGAGCCCTCTGCCTGCCCGTAAGCTGCAGACCTCGGCTCTTTTTCTGGGGCCTGTGCAAGTGCCTGGCGGGGCTGCTGGAGCTCCAGGGGAGTCCCTGGGCCTGGAGGAACAAGGGTTGCCCCACAGCTCGAGGGAAGCAGGCCACATGACCAGCCCCTCAGCTGGGAGCCCCAAGCAGTGCCCAGAGGCAGGGGAGTTAGTGCTGGCAGCAGGTGGCCGGACAGGGGACAGTGACACAGACGCAGACCAGACGGGAGCACCGATGAGGCACAGGCCAGCCTCAGCAAAGAGGAcaaggagagaaggcaggaggggaggcggggagTATGGCAAGCATGCGGGCCAGGCTGCCCGCCACCATGAGCCCACTCCTGGGGCAGGCCCTGGGGTCCAGCACCGCCACTTGCCGGCCAAGCCCCgctctcctccaggccctggcGTCACCTCGGGCGGGGTGATCCTCCTGCTGTCCTCAGCAAGCCCCTCAAAGTGGCGGGGCTCACAGACCAAGTAGGAGCTATTCGTTCACAGTTGGGGGGAATGCAGCAATAAAAATCTTTGGACTTCAGcaagttgttttaatttttttcttcttttgaaataaaaagtgtCCGATGTCCCTTAATGGAGCTTAGGGGATTAAAAAAGATGAAACCCTAAGCAGCcccctttgcaaaaaaaaaaaaaatcataaacttatGCATAAtctcataaacacaaagaaaaacaaaaaaattttatagTCAGATATTTTGAGTTTTACACCACctgtaaattatatatacatagaatatTGCAGAACCATTGCTAATATATGATATTTTCACTATTAATGCTGGTATAATCTTTACACACTGGCCCTTTATTGACGATTTTCTATTATTGCATTGTTTAGCGGCCCGAAGCTGGCCTCTGGCCCCGCCCGCCCTACTCGCTGTCCGACTTGCCCTCCTTGGCTGTGGTGGAGTGGTTGTACAGACCCTGCGCCATGAGGTGCACGGCCAGCGTGTTCTTGTTGCCCGTGGCCTTCTTGATCTTGGCGCGCTTGTTCTGGAACCAGATCTTGATCTGCGACTCGTTGAGGCTGAGctcctgtgccaggctctggcgCCGCTGCTCCGTCAGGTACCTGTTGTTCTGGAACTCGGCCTTGAGCCTCTGCAGCTGCTCCGCCGTGAAGGCTGTGCGTGGCCGCTTGTCCTCTTTGTTGGGGTTCTTCTTCTTTGGTTTGCGAGACCTGGGACCTGGGCGGGTGTGGAGGACAGAGAGAACGGGGTGAGGAGAGATCCAGGCCAGCCTGCTTCCTCGGGGTGGTCAGGAAAGGGCGCAGACTAGGGGGAGGTGCCTGCCTGAGGCCACttggctggccaggaggaaagcTACTGGGCCTGGGACGGGGTGTGGGCTCCCGCCcaaccccagggcccagcactggGGAGCGAGATGAGCCAGAGAAGTCCACAGGGAGGGCGGCGAGGGTGCGGGTAAGGCAGGTCTGCGGAGTAAAGGAAAACTGCACGAAAGCAAAAAACCAAAACTTTCCAGCATGGCTTTTTGTAGCCTCCTGTGAGGTTCTGTCCAGAAAAAGGATAGGGAGGGGATAGGCGCTACGAGAGAGGTGAGAGGCAAAGACTGGGGGAGGGGCGGAGCAGCCAGGGTAGCAGGAGGAGCTCCGGGAGCTGTGACAGGCACCCCCAAGGTGCCATGAGCTGTGGGAGCCGTGGCTGCGTCTTCTGAGAACGCCAGGGGCCCACAGGTCGGCCTCCCCCAACTGGCCCTGCGTTCCTCTAAAAGCAGGGGAGCACACTCCTTTCCTGGGTGGGGGAGGCGTGGAGGGCCCTGCTGCATCCCCTCAATCCCCCAGTGCAGGAGAGGGGACCTGGTGCGTGGGCTGCCTCATTGTCCACTGCAGGGGCCTCTGGTGACCTTGAGTAAAGGGGCTGCACTTCTGACACCCCCCCACAACTGGGGCATCTTCTTGCAGGGACATCCACAGGGCTTGAGGTTTGGGGAGGCTATGGTAGGGACCACAGCCTAGGACCCATCCCGTGATAAAAAGAGTTGGGCTGCGGGTGGGGGGCAAGCGTTTCATTTTCGTTGGTCGGGAAGCTCAGCCCGCAAGGGTGTCTTTGAGGAAAAAGGCTGGAAAGGCCTTGGGGGAGGGAATCCAGGCTGCTTATCTGGGTTTCTCAATCAAGATTAGGGAGCTCCGGGCCCTAGCTTCTTGCCAGGCCTCCACTGCCTGCAGGCTCCCTTGGGCAGTAAAAAACCCCAAGACCCCTCTCTGAACCCACAACCCCACCGCACAGACAGGTCACCCTGCGCAGCTGCCCCAGCTCCCAACTGCGTCCCTACCCCGACCAGCAGAGGAAATGAGCTTGCTGGAGCCGGCGCCCAGCCAGGGGGGCGTCTGGGCTGGTAGGTGGAACGAGGGGGCGCCGAGAAGTCCCTCCCCGCCACGGAGCGTGCACTCTCTCGGAGGCAAATTCAGAAAGTGGGCCCCAAAGAGGGGGCGCCAAGGGCCGCTGGGCTCAAATTCCAGGCCTTGTAGATTCTGACGTACCCGGACACTCACACCCGCACCCCCAGACCACACTCACCCCCAACGCTCACAGTCCCCGCGCGCACTCGGTCACTGGTGTGCACACGCCGAGCGCATCCGCTCTGCGCCGCCGGGCCTGGCTTTGATCGGGAGGGTGCGGGTTCGTGGCAGTGGGCCTGGCTCCCGGGGCACGGGCAAAGGGGCAAGGACGGGGCTCTGCGAGGACCCCGGCGGCCCCGCGCGGCTCCGCACCTGCTCGGACCCAGCCGCAGCCTCCTGCTACAGGAGCCCGTTCTGTCTGCAGTTCCCCGGAGAAGCACGCTCCCTGCCTCCCAAATTTCTCTGGAACTGGGACTTTTGCACACACGAATCAGCCCGAAAACACACACTATTGTATAAGGAAAGTCTCCCCTAAATCAGAATCTTTAGCTGCCTTTCTCCCTCAATTTTCTTTCGAAACGCAAACACCTGGGTATCTCGGGAACAGAACCAAACCTCCGCAAGAAAACTCTGCAGTGCTTAGTCCTTAAACGCCGAGAAACAGAAACCTTAGCTTATGTGGATGTTTTTTTAAGTCCAGGAAGACTGGCGACTCGGGCCGGGCCGGGCTGCCCGGCTCCCCAGCGCCACTGGGGCCTGAGCAGCGACGACTCCGGCGCCGCACAAAGCCGGGCCGAGACTCCTCGCCGGCCGCATTGTGAGCCTATATGttaattaaatattaacaaaGGAGGGAGGCGAGAACAATGGAGCAAATTTCAGATCTAGCTGGAGAAACTTGGATTTGATCAGAGGTATACACACAAACATTTCTGCAGGAAGTCGTCCAAGGGGTGACTCGGTTGTGCTGTGATCTGGGTAAACAATACCAGCAAAAGAGTTGCAGGTTGGGGGGCAAGAAGGGTCCAGTCTGCGCTGCCAGCTCGGGGACAAATGGAACCCCTTTCTAACGGTGGTTAGCGGCCGCAGACCTGCATTTAATGCAGCTGAGGATTTCCACAAGGACATGGACTTAGGTTTTCAAAATCCTGGATCTATGAAAACTACACCCAGCCCCTCTGCACGTAACCCGTAGTTCCCCCCCAGCCCCTCTGAGATCTGCTTATTTCCTACGGGAAGAGCTGGAAGAGACCTTCGGGAAGGCCCTTCCCGGTGGGGAGACGGCAGGTCCTTCTCCCGCAGAGTGCAAGATGGGTGCTGAGCCCTCTGACCAGCTTGGCAAATAAAACTGGGCAAAGGGCAAAATGTTTCCatctcttctctcccctttcccgaccccccagcccctcagcccaGGCTGAGGAGCTTGAGGAAGAACTGGAAGCCTTGCTCTTTCTTCCCAGGATTCAACTGGCATAACTGGGTCTCGGATGAGTCCGGGCATGGGTTCCCGCGGGCTGTCCCTGCGGGGACCGAGTCGGAAGGACACAGAGAAGGGGTTGAGAGTGCGAGCTTCCGGGCCTGTTTTCTAatcaaccccccaccccccagaaaaTTTCCAGCTAGGAGAGGGGTGGGCTAGGAGCCACCGGGAGGTCCCAAAAGGCACGAAAGGAGGCCCGGTAGCTCCCGCCGTTCTCTGAGTCCGTGCACCCTGCGAATCaaccctgccctcctcctcccgGCCGCTGCCCGGGCCGCACACAACATCGCGGCGTGCGTCTTTGTGTGGGCTGAGGGGGTGGTAGGTGCAGCGGTCCGGGGGTCTCCTGCCTCCGTACGTTCCCGCGCCAGCACCCCCTGCCCGGGCTGGAACGCCGGGGTCCCGCGGGCTCACCTGAGGAAGGCCGGTCCGAGTAGCGCGTGCAGTAGACCCAGGCCGGCCAGAGCATAGGCTGCGCGCCCAGGTTGGCGCTGGCCTGCGAGCTGTCCGAGTCCGAGCTCACCGACAGGTCACCACCGCCCAAGCCTCGGGTCTTGAGCGCCGCGTCCAGGGGGCTCCCGGGGTCGCCGCCTCTCTTAGCGCCGCCGTGCAGCGAGAGAGCCTTGGAGCCGCCTTCCCCATCGCCCGGGgaatcgccgccgccgccgggcaGCGGAACGCCCGCACCGGGAGCACAGGACGCGCTCTGCCGGGGCTCCCGGCCGGACCCCAGGAGCTGCTCGGCGCCGCCCGCGCCGCCGCCTCCCTCTGCGCCGCCGGCGCCGCCTTCGCCAGCGGCCCCGCcgcttcttcctcctcctgcgCCGGCACAGCACGGCCCCGCGTCCTTTCTCCTGCCGAACTCGGGCCGCAGAATGTTGTCGATGAAGAAGTTGGTGATGCGGTGCGGGTGCTGGTGGTTGCCCGGCGCCTGCAGGACCGCAGGCAGCATCAGAGCCCGCCGGCGGCCAGTGTCCGCGTCGCCTgggctgccgccgccgccgccgccgcccgagCCGGCGCCGGGGCTGGTTTCCGGCTGCCGCTGCCCctctgccgccgccgccgccgccgcttcGCTGGGCTTGGGGTCATTTTCCTCCATGCTGTTCACCACAAATCCTAAATCGGTCCTCCAGGGACACCCCTCCAATCAGCCCTCAGCCGCCCGCGGCGCACACGGAGACCCTCGCGGCCGGCCGCGGCCCCTGCCCCGCAGAGTCGTCCGAGGCCGTGCGCGGCGGCCGCGGCCAGGGCTGGGGTCCTACAAGTCGCCGGCCGCGCTCGGAGCGCGGAGCCACGTTCCAATCCACGAGTTGGGTGAGAAAATACCAAGAGTCGCCCCGCGCCCAGACACCGGGAGATTCAAAAGAGTCGGGTCCTCGTCTTTGCAGCGCACCCGGGCGCTGGACGGTCACGAAGGTCCAGCGGGGACCCGGGGCACCTCCTGGGCGGCGCGCCCCCCTCCGCGTCCGGCAGCGTCCGGCTGCGTCGGGCTCTGGCGCTGCCGCAGCGGCCGCCCGGGGCTGGGGCTGCGCGCATGCAGGCAGCGCGGTCCCCGGCGCTCACGCCCGCCCGGGCCCGCTTGggccgcggccgccgccgccgcctggaCGCCCCCGCCCGCGTGCCCGGGCCGGTCCTCGAGGGTGCGGGGCGCGAGCGGTCAGCGCGCCCGCCGCCGCCAGCACGCACATGGAGGCCCGCGAGCCCGCGCTGCGCTCCGCCGGCCTCGGGGCCCCCTGCGCGCGGCCGCCGCCCCGCTGCTGGCCGGGGCGCCCCACCGGCGTGCGGCCGCGCCCCCGCCGAGCGCCGCCGAGCCCCGCGGCCCGAGGCGCATGGGTGAGCGGCGGGAGGCGAGGGCCGGGCCGGGCTGCGCCGCCCGCGCTCCTCGCCGTCTGCGCGCCCTCGCCGCCTGGGCCTCCGCGCGGGCTCGGGAAATTTCCAGGCCACTTAGCACAACCTGAGACACTTTCACTCtggatttttgttcttatttttaacagAGCCCCCTCGAGTGACGTTGCGGGCCGGTCTCCTGGACACGTGCCTCGGGCCAATGGCCGCGGCGCCGCGCGCCCACGTGACGTGCCGGCGGCCGCTCGGTGACAGGAGCCGCCCGCCGCCCCTCCCCCGCCGCCACCGCCCCTCCCCCCCTTAAAGCGGCCGCGTTCTCTGGCTCCGCGGGCGGGAGTCGCAACCAACGCGACCGCAACCGCGTCCCCCGTGCGCGCGCGCGCTTTCTCCGTCGCCTCTCGCTCGGTACGGGAATCTGAGGAGCCCCCGCGACGGCCCTGCCAGGTCACCCTGGTGTGCATACGTGGACAAGCGCTGGAAGATTGctatttttaacatttccatATTGTTTACCGTGGGGAAAAAATCCCACAATTCCTTGCACAAAAATGCATAAATGATATTAAATGAGCTGCCGAGATACAAAGGCTCTCTTGGAGTCGCTTTCCTTGCTGGTGGAGAGGGAAATTGTCACTTACATTTGACTTTGGTAACCCGGCAGATTCCTGTCCTAAACGCAGAGACGGCGCGCAGGACCCACCTCCTGCAGACACTTAAGTGTAagcgtgcgtgtgtgcgtgtcgTGTGCAGGCCGGCGCGTGCAGACCGTAGGATTCCACCCGGGACGCCGAGCCTCATGAAACATGCATGGAGACCCTGAAGAGCGCGGGAATACGATTTGGGGCTCCGAGTCGGAAGGAGAAGTAAAGGAGCATAGCGCGTTATAACTGATGCTTTTTTAGGAAGGCGCGGATGACTGACAGTTCAGCCAAACCTCGGGAACCACGCAGAGAGAAACCGCCCCAGGGCAGCCgcaccccccagctcccagtcagTCCCCGGATCCTCCACCCCCAGTCTCTATCCCCACTTGTGGAGCTATCCAGACATTCATCTCATTTTCTCTGTCTTAAAATCCTTTAAACTAGTTTCTCGGGAGAGCAGGGTCCATCTGAACGGGGAATTGAACTCACATGGGGGTGTAGGCCGGCCCCAGTTtgttctcccctcctccctttctctgtcccctCCTAAACTGCCCGTCCAGCTGCTGTCAGAATGTCCAGCCTGAACTTCTGCTCCATCCCCCCTCCCTCTGGCTCCGTCCTGTTTGCTTTTTACCCTGGGCTCCCAGCTGCAGACACCCCACCAAACTCCGCTGTTACCCCAGGCATACCCATCCATCATTTAAAATGCACTTTTATGGAAAATTTTGAACTCGGAAAAAATGCACAAAAGGGCAACTCTGAGAGTGTGGGAGTGTTGACAGAATAAAAGTACCCTCTCAGTGGAAAGAGGGATAGGAGggggagaggaacagagcagggtgCCCTAGGTCTGGCCTGTCCAGGTGGCTGTGGGTGCCCAGCAGCTGAGACCTCCTGCGGAGCCAGCTCTGGGCTCAGAGAGCCGGGATACAGTCGGGGCAAGCAGCTCTCCAGGCAGTGTGATCGCCAGGCCACTGTGAGGCATCCCCTCAGCCGGGCTCGGCTCTCCTCATGTCCCCACCCAGGTCCTGTCCTCTCTCCGCCCCAGCCCTGTCCACCCCCTGCAGGCTTCAGGGTGCAGACCAGGGCGGGAGAAGAAACAGCTGTTATAAGGTGCGGCTCCCAGGGAAGCTGACTCTGGGGAAGAAGTGGCCGAAGGGCTGCTGTGCTGGGTCACCTGGCCAGGAAAGGTGGAGGAGGCGGGTAGGTGGGCTGGGTGTGTGCCCTGGAGGCAGATGGACAGGTTTGTCCATCCCAGGACACCCAGGCAGTGTGGGGAAGCCACTGCTTACTGGGGGTGACTCATATTCCTGTCCCCCCATTTCCCCCTCATTGGAGGATCCCTCACCAATTATCTGGCTAGGTATGCACCTGCCAGGGGCCTTCCCTGGGTCCCGAAAAATGAAACCCCATGGTCTGCCTGCCTTTAGAAAATGGGGCTGGTGAGGTTTGTGGAAACAACCTATTCATACGTTAGGGGTTTTTGAGAGGAAAATTTCCTCCAGCTGTGGGAACCCTTATCCTCACCAGCTAGGGAATATCCATTTACTTTTGGTCTCCAAACTCAGAGTGAATGGAAGGAAGGTCCAGGGCTGCTTTGCTCTCTACAAAGCCTTCCCAGGTTAATTTCTCCTCCTGTCCCATGAAAACCAATTAGGTCTTCTCCTGAGACTTTCTGATTTCTGGGGAAACTTTGCCTCTGATGGCCTTTGCATTCAATGGGTTCAAGGTGCTGGACTTGAGCTGTGCTCTTTCCTGCCACCCAGCCCCAAATTCATGGCTGCAGCACGAGCTCTGCAGAGCAGCACATTTTCTGTAGGCAAACAGTCCGTTTGTGGGCAGCAACCCGCCGACACCCGGCCTCCAGGCCCCGTGGTCAGGCTGGTCTGAGGATGAAGGCAGATTTCTGAGTTGCTGTCCAAGAGAGGGGAGCGCaggtgcaggaggaggaggaagagaaaggaaagaggacagAAGTAATTAGAGGGCAGCATCAGGCCACCCAAAGGTGACCCAGGCATGACAGGCATTCCAGAAAAGGTGCCCCATGAGATTGAACAACATCTAAAGGGCCAGAAACGGGGTTAGGGGAATCTGGGTTGAAACTGCAGAAAGCTGGTTTGCCCCCCGGACTGAGGGAATCTTAAATCTTACACAGATAAGGGCAATCACCTGTCTCAGGAAGCTTCTAAAACCTGCAGGATGCCCGGGCCTCCTGCCAGGTCTGAGACCCTGCCCTGGCTGTGTATTGACGGGGTGCCGAGGAGTGGCCCTGTCCAAGCCTCTCCTCCGGGAGTGGAGATGCCAGCCCTGCTGCCCCGGGCTACGCAGCCCTGCGCCTGGAGAGCCACTCCTCTTCCCGCCGGGGACAGCCACCGCCGCGCTCAAGGCTGGCTTCTCTGTGCGCCATCGGACGAACCACTACTAGATATTTGTTTCTCCTCAAGTGAAGCCTAGGCCCCCGGGATCCTGACCCCCTTCTCCCACCGGGTCCAAGGGAGTGCCCGCAAACCACCCGCTACGGAGAACTGCCCTCCCTGGGCTGCCTGCACAGGAGGGGCCGAGATGCTGCAGAGGAAAGCCGGCTTCGGACGCAGCACATTTGTAGCTTCGACGCTGGGATTGCAATAAAATCTTGTGCAGGGCTGCGGATGGCAGAAGCGCTCGTGGAGATGCTGCATGCCTGGCTGCCGATGCGGCCTCCCGTTTCCTCTTAAAACGAGGCCGGTGGAGGGTGACTTTCCGGCTGTCCTGCTGTCTCCTCACTACCCACACTTCCCCAGGTGGGCGTGGGGACACTCGGGG
This portion of the Manis javanica isolate MJ-LG chromosome 6, MJ_LKY, whole genome shotgun sequence genome encodes:
- the EN2 gene encoding homeobox protein engrailed-2, producing the protein MEENDPKPSEAAAAAAAEGQRQPETSPGAGSGGGGGGGSPGDADTGRRRALMLPAVLQAPGNHQHPHRITNFFIDNILRPEFGRRKDAGPCCAGAGGGRSGGAAGEGGAGGAEGGGGAGGAEQLLGSGREPRQSASCAPGAGVPLPGGGGDSPGDGEGGSKALSLHGGAKRGGDPGSPLDAALKTRGLGGGDLSVSSDSDSSQASANLGAQPMLWPAWVYCTRYSDRPSSGPRSRKPKKKNPNKEDKRPRTAFTAEQLQRLKAEFQNNRYLTEQRRQSLAQELSLNESQIKIWFQNKRAKIKKATGNKNTLAVHLMAQGLYNHSTTAKEGKSDSE